In a genomic window of Stakelama saccharophila:
- a CDS encoding M1 family metallopeptidase gives MMKKLLAAVALLLMATPAVARNYNPRETFAPLDLGQTVNRYRSSNGMPGPDYWQNRADYAIRATLDTKAKVLRGSVRITYTNNSPDTLRVIWLHLEQNLYKAGSRGYKAAGGPVRGVTGGMALDSAKIAIGGDAAATVEPLISDTRAQLRLPAPLASGETAVIEIAYHFSIPGTFGGRMAWGRSKDGEIYDLAQWYPRVAVYDDLRGWDPLPYLAQEFYLEYGNFDYWLTVPSDMIVAGSGKLMNPEEVLTKRQVGRLEKAAHSDETVMIRSPDEIGDPATRPKRGGTLTWHFRMENTRDVAWSASSAFAWDAARINLPNGKHSVAMSLYPAESAGPERWGRSTEYMKDAVERFSAKWYPYPWPAAINIAGPATGMEYPGIVFDGIPDKGKVLFWISAHEIGHSWYPMIVGFDERRHAWMDEGFNTFIDVYESDEFNGGEYAPKRDSEYAPGGGNPVDEILPILADKDAPPIVSRADTVIETWRHPVTYFKSALGLILLRKQILGPERFDHAFRRFTAAWAYRHPQPADFFRAMASDAGEDLDYWWRGWYFNNWQMDLAATKIAYVDDMPAKGALITVAAKDKLIMPATLRVTFADGSVKDVRLPAETWIRQAASAVPVGGTSKVVRAEIDPGHKLPDKDRSNNVVTG, from the coding sequence ATGATGAAGAAACTGCTCGCGGCGGTCGCGCTGCTGTTGATGGCCACCCCTGCGGTGGCCCGGAACTACAATCCGCGCGAAACCTTCGCGCCGCTCGACCTGGGGCAGACGGTTAACCGCTATCGCTCGTCGAACGGCATGCCGGGACCGGATTACTGGCAAAACCGCGCCGACTACGCCATCCGCGCGACGCTGGACACGAAAGCGAAGGTGCTGCGCGGATCGGTGCGGATCACCTATACCAACAACAGCCCCGATACGCTGCGCGTCATCTGGCTGCACCTGGAGCAGAATCTCTACAAGGCCGGTTCGCGCGGGTACAAGGCGGCCGGCGGTCCGGTGCGCGGCGTAACCGGCGGAATGGCGCTCGATAGCGCGAAGATCGCGATCGGAGGCGACGCCGCCGCAACGGTCGAGCCGCTGATCAGCGATACGCGCGCGCAGCTTCGCCTGCCCGCGCCGCTCGCATCCGGCGAAACCGCTGTGATCGAGATCGCCTATCACTTTAGCATTCCCGGCACATTCGGCGGGCGCATGGCATGGGGCCGGTCGAAGGACGGGGAAATCTACGACCTGGCGCAGTGGTATCCGCGCGTCGCCGTCTATGACGATCTGCGCGGCTGGGACCCGCTGCCCTATCTCGCGCAGGAATTCTACCTCGAATACGGCAATTTCGATTACTGGCTGACGGTGCCGAGCGACATGATTGTCGCGGGTTCGGGCAAGCTGATGAACCCGGAGGAGGTGCTGACGAAGCGGCAGGTCGGGCGACTGGAAAAGGCCGCGCATTCGGACGAGACGGTGATGATCCGCTCGCCGGACGAGATCGGCGATCCCGCGACCCGGCCGAAGCGCGGCGGCACGCTGACCTGGCATTTCCGCATGGAAAATACGCGGGACGTGGCGTGGAGCGCGTCGTCCGCCTTCGCCTGGGACGCGGCGCGCATCAACCTTCCGAACGGCAAGCATTCGGTGGCGATGTCGCTCTATCCGGCGGAAAGCGCCGGGCCGGAGCGCTGGGGCCGGTCGACCGAATATATGAAGGACGCGGTCGAGCGCTTTTCGGCGAAATGGTATCCCTATCCCTGGCCCGCCGCGATCAACATCGCCGGACCCGCGACGGGCATGGAATATCCCGGCATCGTATTCGACGGCATTCCCGACAAGGGCAAGGTGCTGTTCTGGATCTCCGCGCACGAGATCGGCCATAGCTGGTATCCGATGATCGTCGGCTTCGACGAGCGCCGCCATGCCTGGATGGACGAAGGGTTCAACACCTTCATCGACGTCTATGAATCGGACGAGTTCAACGGCGGCGAATACGCCCCCAAGCGCGACAGCGAATATGCGCCGGGCGGCGGCAATCCGGTCGACGAGATATTGCCGATCCTCGCCGACAAGGACGCCCCGCCGATCGTCAGCCGCGCAGACACGGTGATCGAGACGTGGCGGCATCCGGTCACCTATTTCAAATCGGCGCTGGGGCTGATCCTGCTGCGCAAGCAGATATTGGGGCCGGAGCGGTTCGACCATGCCTTCCGCCGCTTCACCGCGGCCTGGGCTTACCGGCATCCGCAGCCCGCCGATTTCTTCCGCGCGATGGCGAGCGATGCCGGCGAGGACCTCGATTACTGGTGGCGCGGCTGGTATTTCAACAATTGGCAGATGGACCTGGCGGCGACGAAGATCGCCTATGTCGACGACATGCCGGCGAAGGGCGCGCTGATCACCGTAGCGGCGAAGGACAAGCTGATCATGCCGGCGACGCTGCGCGTGACCTTCGCCGACGGCAGCGTGAAGGACGTGCGGCTGCCGGCCGAAACCTGGATCCGCCAGGCGGCGAGCGCGGTACCGGTCGGCGGCACGTCGAAGGTGGTTCGCGCCGAGATCGACCCCGGCCACAAGCTGCCCGACAAGGACCGCAGCAACAATGTGGTAACAGGTTGA
- a CDS encoding amidohydrolase family protein, with amino-acid sequence MKHPSLLLIAAAATAAMAMPAAAQDVAITHARLVIGDGSAPIEDGTVVVRAGRVVAAGAGVSVPAGMDAIDAGGRWVTPGIVAGFTRLGIVEVDGVRSTDDSAAGDSPFHASLDVAPAVNPLAMPVEINRAAGITRAVVAPATSDSIFAGQGAVIDLGRDRDAITKRHAFQFMEYGEDGAQEAGGSRPAAFAMFRNALLQARDYARDPDGYADQGKDALVNAYDAKALMPVAEGEVPLLVHVERASDILALLDLKRELPKLKLVLVGASEGWTVADRIAAAGVPVIASALNDLPAAFEKVAATQSNVGRMQAAGVTVALGTINDNDARQARHEKQYAGNLVALTKVPGATGLRWDQAFASITSGAAEAIGMADQIGSLRPGRHGDVVIWSGDPLELDSVAQTVFIDGVKQPLETRQDKLRQRYMQPTEGSLPNAYER; translated from the coding sequence ATGAAGCACCCTTCCCTATTGCTTATCGCGGCGGCGGCGACCGCAGCCATGGCGATGCCGGCCGCGGCCCAGGATGTCGCGATCACCCATGCCAGGCTGGTGATCGGCGACGGCTCCGCCCCGATCGAAGACGGCACGGTGGTGGTCCGCGCCGGCCGCGTCGTGGCGGCCGGCGCTGGCGTTTCCGTGCCCGCCGGAATGGATGCGATCGACGCAGGCGGCCGCTGGGTCACGCCAGGCATTGTCGCGGGCTTCACCCGACTTGGCATCGTCGAGGTCGACGGGGTGCGATCGACCGACGACAGCGCCGCCGGCGACAGCCCCTTTCACGCATCGCTCGATGTGGCGCCCGCGGTGAACCCGCTTGCCATGCCGGTCGAAATCAATCGCGCCGCCGGCATCACCCGTGCCGTCGTCGCGCCCGCGACGTCGGATTCGATCTTCGCCGGACAGGGCGCCGTGATCGATCTCGGCCGCGATCGTGACGCCATCACGAAGCGCCACGCCTTCCAGTTCATGGAATATGGCGAGGACGGCGCGCAGGAGGCCGGCGGCAGCCGCCCCGCCGCCTTTGCCATGTTCCGCAACGCCCTGTTGCAGGCCCGCGATTATGCGCGCGACCCCGACGGCTATGCCGATCAGGGCAAGGACGCGCTCGTCAACGCCTATGACGCCAAGGCGTTGATGCCGGTGGCGGAGGGCGAGGTGCCGCTGCTCGTCCATGTCGAACGCGCATCCGACATCCTGGCGCTGCTCGACCTGAAACGCGAATTGCCGAAGCTGAAACTCGTGCTGGTCGGCGCGTCCGAGGGCTGGACCGTTGCCGACCGCATCGCCGCCGCTGGCGTTCCCGTCATCGCGAGCGCGTTGAACGATCTGCCCGCCGCATTCGAAAAGGTCGCCGCCACCCAATCCAATGTCGGCCGGATGCAGGCCGCCGGCGTCACCGTGGCCCTGGGCACGATCAACGACAATGACGCGCGGCAGGCACGCCATGAAAAGCAGTATGCCGGCAACCTGGTCGCGCTGACCAAAGTACCCGGTGCCACGGGGCTGCGTTGGGACCAGGCCTTTGCCAGCATCACGTCGGGCGCGGCCGAGGCGATCGGCATGGCCGACCAGATCGGCTCGCTGCGCCCCGGCCGGCACGGCGATGTCGTGATCTGGAGCGGCGACCCCCTCGAACTGGACAGTGTGGCGCAGACCGTGTTCATCGACGGCGTGAAGCAGCCGCTCGAAACCCGGCAGGACAAGCTGCGCCAGCGCTATATGCAGCCGACCGAGGGCAGCCTGCCGAACGCGTACGAACGCTGA
- a CDS encoding amidohydrolase yields MIQRRLSRGGIARLAGAVLLACSVAACASTDTGKTETASSKAPAGSRGYDRDPYPSTYHRYPGAPTLVRNVTIFDGEGGRIDNGAVLFADGEIVDIGTSVEAPQGATVIDGTGKVLTPGIIDVHSHLGDYPSPSVPALSDGNEATSPVTAEVWAEHSVWPQDPGFSRALVNGGVTTLQILPGSANLFGGRSVVLKNVPARTVQAMKFPGAPYGLKMACGENPKRVYGSRDQAPSTRMGNIAIDRQTWAKAQAYDRKWTKYEEEGGDVPDRDLAMDTLRGVLDGEILVHNHCYRADEMAVVMDMAKEFGYHVTAFHHAVEAYKIADLLKANDTCAAVWADWYGFKMEAYDAIQTNLPLLEKNGACAMIHSDDENGIQRLNQEVAKTLAAGRRAGIDISDAAAWRWLTYNPAKALGIADRTGSLKPGKMADVVLWNGDPFSVYSRPEKVWIDGALLYDMDDPARRPVSDFELGQPGAGDVK; encoded by the coding sequence ATGATACAGAGACGATTGTCGCGCGGCGGCATCGCGCGACTGGCGGGCGCAGTGCTGCTCGCCTGTTCGGTGGCGGCGTGTGCGTCGACGGACACAGGCAAGACGGAAACGGCGTCCTCGAAGGCGCCGGCCGGATCGCGCGGCTATGATCGCGATCCCTATCCATCGACCTATCACCGCTATCCCGGGGCGCCGACGCTCGTTCGCAACGTCACGATTTTCGATGGCGAGGGCGGCCGCATCGACAACGGCGCCGTCTTGTTCGCCGATGGCGAGATCGTGGATATCGGCACGTCGGTCGAAGCGCCGCAGGGCGCGACCGTCATCGACGGTACGGGCAAGGTGCTGACACCGGGCATCATCGACGTCCACAGCCATCTCGGCGACTATCCTTCGCCCTCCGTCCCAGCCCTCTCCGACGGAAACGAAGCGACAAGCCCGGTGACCGCCGAAGTCTGGGCCGAGCACAGCGTCTGGCCGCAGGACCCGGGATTCAGCCGCGCACTGGTCAATGGCGGCGTCACCACGCTGCAGATCCTGCCCGGCTCCGCCAACCTGTTCGGCGGACGATCGGTCGTGCTGAAGAACGTGCCTGCGCGAACCGTTCAGGCGATGAAGTTTCCCGGCGCTCCCTACGGCTTGAAAATGGCCTGCGGCGAAAATCCGAAGCGCGTTTATGGCAGCCGCGACCAGGCGCCATCGACGCGCATGGGCAATATCGCCATCGACCGGCAGACCTGGGCAAAGGCCCAGGCCTATGACCGGAAATGGACGAAATATGAGGAGGAAGGCGGCGACGTTCCCGATCGCGATCTCGCCATGGACACGCTGCGCGGCGTGCTGGACGGCGAAATCCTGGTCCACAACCATTGCTACCGCGCCGACGAAATGGCGGTCGTGATGGATATGGCGAAGGAGTTCGGCTATCACGTCACGGCCTTCCACCACGCCGTCGAAGCCTACAAGATCGCCGACCTGCTGAAGGCGAACGATACCTGCGCGGCCGTCTGGGCCGACTGGTACGGCTTCAAGATGGAAGCATATGACGCGATCCAGACGAACCTTCCGCTGCTCGAGAAGAACGGCGCGTGCGCCATGATCCATTCCGACGACGAGAACGGAATCCAGCGGCTGAACCAGGAAGTCGCCAAGACGCTTGCCGCGGGCCGCCGCGCCGGCATCGACATCTCGGACGCCGCGGCCTGGAGGTGGCTGACCTACAATCCGGCCAAGGCGCTGGGCATCGCCGACCGGACCGGTAGCCTGAAGCCCGGCAAGATGGCGGACGTGGTGCTGTGGAACGGCGATCCGTTCAGCGTTTACAGCCGCCCGGAAAAGGTGTGGATCGACGGTGCGCTGCTCTACGATATGGACGACCCGGCGCGCCGACCGGTCTCCGACTTTGAACTCGGCCAGCCCGGCGCGGGAGACGTGAAATGA
- a CDS encoding tyrosine recombinase XerC, producing the protein MSDPPLPLAFARHLDRDRRRSPHTVRAYRATAERLLAFLRTHWGGPVSRDDLGRIVASDLRAYLAHRRARGLTNASAARELSAVRAFLRFATGRDTVPRLRGARVQKGVPRPIAPDEVVALAEEVSEEAREPWIAARDWAVLMLLYGAGLRIGEALGLTGAILPLGETLSVTGKRDKTRIVPLLPQVRDAVETYVRLSPYGAAREAALFRGAKGGPLSPAIIRRSVRAARGRLGLSDRTTPHALRHSFATHLLGRGADLRALQELLGHASLSSTQVYTAVDAAHLLDVYRNAHPRGQG; encoded by the coding sequence ATGTCGGACCCCCCGCTGCCCCTGGCCTTCGCCCGCCATCTCGATCGCGACCGGCGGCGGTCGCCGCATACGGTTCGCGCCTATCGCGCCACTGCCGAGCGGTTGCTGGCCTTTCTTCGCACGCATTGGGGCGGACCGGTATCGCGCGACGATCTCGGCCGCATCGTCGCATCCGATCTCCGTGCGTATCTCGCGCACCGGCGCGCGCGCGGACTGACGAACGCGTCGGCCGCGCGTGAACTTTCCGCAGTGCGCGCCTTTCTGCGCTTTGCCACCGGTCGCGACACGGTGCCGCGCCTTCGCGGCGCACGCGTGCAAAAGGGTGTTCCGCGGCCCATCGCGCCGGATGAAGTGGTGGCGCTTGCCGAGGAGGTATCCGAAGAAGCGCGCGAACCCTGGATCGCGGCACGGGACTGGGCGGTCCTGATGCTGCTCTATGGCGCCGGGCTGCGTATCGGCGAGGCCCTGGGCCTGACGGGCGCCATTCTGCCGCTAGGCGAGACGCTTTCCGTTACGGGCAAGCGAGACAAGACGCGGATCGTGCCCTTGCTGCCGCAGGTGCGCGACGCCGTGGAGACCTATGTGCGGTTGAGCCCTTACGGCGCCGCGCGTGAGGCGGCACTTTTCCGCGGCGCGAAGGGCGGGCCGCTGTCGCCTGCGATCATCCGCCGATCGGTTCGCGCGGCGCGCGGCCGCCTCGGCTTGTCGGACCGGACGACGCCGCACGCCTTGCGCCACAGCTTCGCGACCCACCTTCTGGGGCGCGGCGCCGACCTGCGGGCGCTGCAGGAACTGCTGGGCCATGCCAGCCTCAGTTCCACGCAGGTCTATACCGCGGTCGACGCGGCGCATCTTCTGGATGTCTATCGCAACGCCCATCCGCGCGGGCAGGGCTGA